In Lysobacter firmicutimachus, one genomic interval encodes:
- a CDS encoding 5'-nucleotidase, lipoprotein e(P4) family: MHIRALPIAVLAATVALAACKPQPGQTAAPAASVAAPAAKPAAGQADDNLNAVLWMQRAVEYRASTETIYRAAADKLDLALKQPNWDALVPEERGNPAKGLKPAVVMDVDETVLDNSPYQARLVRDGKEYDEATWDAWVAEKKAKPLPGVVDFAKAAQAKGVTILYLSNRAVHLKDATLANLRSAGLPVADDQVFLGLGTVVEGCEQNGSEKNCRRLLAGRQYRVLMQFGDQMGDFVQVVANTPEGRDALLQQYHDWFGERWWMLPNPSYGSWEAMTFNNDYGQPREARRTAKRAALDVAP; the protein is encoded by the coding sequence ATGCACATCCGCGCCCTGCCTATCGCCGTCCTCGCCGCCACCGTGGCGCTGGCCGCCTGCAAGCCCCAGCCGGGCCAGACCGCGGCGCCGGCCGCATCCGTCGCCGCGCCGGCCGCCAAGCCCGCCGCCGGGCAGGCCGACGACAACCTCAATGCGGTGCTGTGGATGCAGCGCGCGGTCGAGTACCGCGCCAGCACCGAGACGATCTACCGCGCCGCCGCCGACAAGCTCGACCTCGCGCTGAAGCAGCCGAACTGGGACGCGCTGGTGCCCGAGGAGCGCGGCAATCCGGCCAAGGGCCTGAAGCCGGCGGTGGTCATGGACGTCGACGAGACCGTGCTCGACAACTCGCCGTACCAGGCGCGCCTGGTGCGCGACGGCAAGGAATACGACGAAGCGACCTGGGACGCCTGGGTCGCGGAAAAGAAGGCCAAGCCGCTGCCGGGCGTGGTCGATTTCGCCAAGGCCGCGCAGGCCAAGGGCGTGACGATTCTGTACCTGTCCAACCGTGCCGTGCACCTGAAGGACGCGACCCTGGCCAACCTGCGCAGCGCCGGCCTGCCGGTCGCCGACGATCAGGTGTTCCTTGGCCTGGGCACGGTGGTCGAGGGCTGCGAGCAGAACGGCAGCGAAAAGAACTGCCGGCGCCTGTTGGCCGGCCGCCAGTACCGCGTGCTGATGCAGTTCGGCGACCAGATGGGCGACTTCGTGCAGGTCGTGGCGAACACGCCGGAAGGTCGCGACGCCTTGCTGCAGCAGTACCACGACTGGTTCGGCGAACGCTGGTGGATGCTGCCCAACCCGAGCTACGGTTCGTGGGAGGCGATGACCTTCAACAACGACTACGGTCAGCCGCGCGAGGCCCGCCGCACGGCCAAGCGCGCCGCGCTGGACGTGGCGCCCTGA
- a CDS encoding GNAT family N-acetyltransferase, translated as MSSFIVRDAACADHPAILALNLESEDLMSPMDAARLLELERASAYHRVVCDGDEVVAFLLAMREGAAYDSPNYLWFGERYPAFLYVDRIAVAGSHRGRGLGGLLYDDLFGFAREGDFERVACEFYIVPFNQASSRFHARYGFAEVGTQWVAQGRRQVSLQIAPVAAANG; from the coding sequence ATGTCTTCTTTCATCGTCCGCGACGCCGCCTGCGCCGACCATCCGGCCATCCTCGCCCTCAATCTGGAGTCGGAGGACTTGATGAGTCCGATGGACGCCGCGCGGCTGCTCGAGCTGGAACGCGCGTCGGCCTATCACCGGGTGGTCTGCGACGGCGACGAGGTGGTCGCGTTCCTGCTGGCGATGCGCGAGGGCGCCGCCTACGACAGCCCCAACTACTTGTGGTTCGGCGAACGTTATCCGGCGTTCCTCTACGTCGACCGGATCGCGGTCGCGGGCAGTCATCGCGGGCGCGGACTCGGCGGATTGCTCTACGACGATCTGTTCGGTTTCGCCCGCGAGGGCGACTTCGAGCGCGTCGCCTGCGAGTTCTACATCGTGCCGTTCAACCAGGCGTCCAGCCGCTTCCACGCCCGCTACGGTTTCGCCGAGGTCGGCACGCAATGGGTCGCGCAGGGGCGCAGGCAGGTATCGCTGCAGATCGCGCCGGTGGCGGCCGCGAACGGCTAG
- a CDS encoding DUF4272 domain-containing protein has product MTLLINAYSTLAAPPAPEFARAPANRRDRSDPELVPHLQGFVGYVLGTVEQGMDARTFAVIRHLQRVQTHYSFEVEDDAFDALTAWGQAANAICFLPDGSVRDAAGNVLVSRGEPPVEADAALPYPADARERKARSERALRALGAQPPAHLPPVLGEGEVRLRGSEESMRRMLALCAVAVRAESLHSQPLSTQEIAAKLGPGVAALSPAERDFIDAQAPDEEAWADQGWRYESAALLQWALGLREALPEPTATCDAADVARVAIAEADEARIAQARLRPTAELLDALDAIYRRHWLVRQARLDEREPPIGLHPSVVYERHYALNWLLRFDEQDWDEVGTPT; this is encoded by the coding sequence ATGACCCTGCTGATCAACGCCTATTCCACCCTCGCCGCGCCGCCGGCGCCGGAGTTTGCGCGCGCGCCGGCCAACCGCCGCGACCGCAGCGATCCGGAACTGGTGCCGCATCTGCAGGGGTTCGTCGGCTATGTGCTGGGCACGGTCGAACAGGGCATGGACGCGCGCACCTTCGCGGTGATCCGGCACCTGCAACGGGTCCAGACCCACTACAGCTTCGAGGTCGAGGACGACGCCTTCGACGCCCTGACCGCCTGGGGCCAGGCCGCCAACGCGATCTGCTTCCTGCCCGACGGCAGCGTGCGCGATGCCGCCGGCAACGTCCTGGTCAGCCGCGGCGAACCGCCGGTGGAGGCCGATGCGGCGCTGCCGTACCCGGCCGACGCGCGCGAGCGCAAGGCGCGCAGCGAGCGGGCCTTGCGCGCGCTCGGCGCGCAGCCGCCGGCGCACCTGCCGCCGGTGCTCGGCGAAGGCGAGGTGCGGCTGCGCGGAAGCGAAGAAAGCATGCGGCGGATGCTGGCCCTGTGCGCGGTCGCGGTGCGCGCCGAGTCGTTGCATTCGCAGCCGCTGTCGACCCAGGAAATCGCGGCCAAGCTCGGCCCCGGCGTCGCCGCGCTGAGCCCGGCCGAGCGCGACTTCATCGACGCCCAAGCGCCGGATGAGGAAGCCTGGGCCGACCAGGGCTGGCGCTACGAAAGCGCGGCGCTGCTGCAATGGGCGCTGGGCTTGCGCGAGGCCTTGCCCGAGCCGACCGCGACCTGCGACGCCGCCGATGTCGCCCGGGTCGCGATCGCCGAGGCCGACGAGGCGCGCATCGCCCAGGCCCGGTTGCGTCCCACCGCCGAACTGCTCGACGCCCTGGACGCGATCTACCGTCGCCACTGGCTGGTGCGCCAGGCCCGTCTGGACGAACGCGAGCCGCCGATCGGCTTGCACCCCAGCGTCGTGTACGAGCGCCACTACGCCCTCAACTGGTTGCTGCGCTTCGACGAGCAGGATTGGGACGAGGTCGGTACGCCCACCTAG
- a CDS encoding HNH endonuclease yields the protein MTVSLSTKRDFLSLGLALFLRGDSDEMKISPVTHCEIVDYWASRQSECGLSVDWDEAKNRCWRCTGKRKLQRCHIVPRALGGGEQPSNLVLLCAQCHSEAPNVADPEFMWTWLRAHAAVFYGGYWQQRGFQEYEVIFGEKPFSRFSDPETTLLRVCKAMKELSQKTSVHWGQGKINPATVAWVLRRAEDSTGEVV from the coding sequence ATGACTGTGTCTTTGTCGACGAAGCGGGATTTTTTGTCGCTTGGATTGGCGTTGTTCTTACGGGGTGATTCCGACGAAATGAAAATATCCCCTGTTACTCATTGTGAAATTGTCGACTATTGGGCATCCCGTCAAAGTGAATGTGGCTTGTCCGTTGATTGGGATGAGGCGAAGAATCGCTGTTGGCGCTGTACAGGAAAGCGAAAACTTCAACGATGCCATATTGTCCCGCGTGCTTTGGGGGGCGGGGAGCAGCCGAGTAATCTGGTGCTGCTATGTGCGCAGTGTCATTCGGAAGCGCCGAATGTGGCTGATCCAGAATTTATGTGGACTTGGTTGCGTGCGCATGCTGCCGTTTTCTATGGGGGCTACTGGCAGCAGCGCGGATTTCAGGAGTACGAAGTAATTTTTGGGGAGAAACCTTTCTCCAGATTTTCCGATCCGGAAACGACGCTGCTCCGGGTGTGCAAGGCAATGAAAGAACTCTCGCAGAAAACCAGTGTTCATTGGGGGCAAGGGAAGATTAATCCTGCAACGGTTGCTTGGGTTTTGCGGCGAGCAGAGGACAGTACGGGGGAGGTGGTGTGA
- a CDS encoding UvrD-helicase domain-containing protein, producing the protein MQGLNPPQRAAVLHTDGPLLVLAGAGSGKTRVIVEKIAHLIASGRMPAKRIAAITFTNKSAKEMRERVAKRIRGDGADGLTICTFHALGLKFLQIEHAKAGLRRGFSVFDSDDSAAQVKDLMPAGTKPDVLEDMRNLISRAKNAGLSPGEAMAASRTPREIEAAVLYERYQSRLTTFNAVDFDDLIRLPVELLESHTDLQLAWRERIGYLLVDECQDTNDAQYRLLKALAGPKGLFTCVGDDDQSIYAWRGANPDNLLELGKDYPSLQIIKLEQNYRCSNRVLRAANALIANNPHEHPKTLWSDQADGERIKVWECRDSAHEAEKVAAEIHFLAQKHQAPWSDFCILFRGNHQSRALEKALQLLRVPYHLSGGTAFLERGEVKDALSWLRLIANPDDDTAFLRAVTSPKREIGATTLAKLAEMAQNAQLPMSRMAESIHAIKQLTPRAGTALDGFVQIVRYLRDQAQKISPAELVGVLAERSGLLSAMRAQCKDEASFQRRKENLEELSGWFDGGRGSGPGELAAQLALLSHADKGEPGNQVRLMSLHAAKGLEFRFVFIVGVEDGNLPHDASLDEGRLDEERRLMYVGITRAKEVLYLSHSRETQRWGERIRLKPSRFIDELPAEELQRDGADPVADAARKRERSMAGFAAIKALLEEG; encoded by the coding sequence ATGCAAGGCCTCAATCCCCCCCAGCGCGCCGCCGTCCTGCACACCGACGGCCCCCTGCTCGTGCTCGCCGGCGCGGGCAGCGGCAAGACCCGCGTGATCGTCGAGAAGATCGCCCACCTGATCGCCAGCGGCCGCATGCCGGCCAAGCGCATCGCCGCGATCACGTTCACCAACAAGTCGGCCAAGGAAATGCGCGAGCGCGTGGCCAAGCGGATCCGCGGCGACGGCGCCGACGGCCTGACCATCTGCACCTTCCACGCCCTGGGCCTGAAGTTCCTGCAGATCGAGCACGCCAAGGCCGGCCTGCGGCGCGGCTTCAGCGTGTTCGACAGCGACGACAGCGCGGCCCAGGTCAAGGACCTGATGCCGGCCGGGACCAAGCCCGACGTGCTCGAGGACATGCGCAACCTGATCTCGCGGGCCAAGAACGCCGGCCTGTCGCCGGGCGAGGCGATGGCGGCCTCGCGCACCCCGCGCGAGATCGAGGCCGCGGTGCTGTACGAGCGCTACCAGTCGCGCCTGACCACCTTCAACGCGGTCGACTTCGACGACCTGATCCGGCTGCCGGTGGAGCTGCTGGAAAGCCACACCGACCTGCAGCTGGCCTGGCGCGAGCGCATCGGCTACCTGTTGGTCGACGAATGCCAGGACACCAACGACGCTCAGTACCGCCTGCTCAAGGCCCTGGCCGGACCGAAGGGCCTGTTCACCTGCGTGGGCGACGACGACCAGTCCATCTACGCCTGGCGCGGCGCCAATCCCGACAACCTGCTCGAACTGGGCAAGGACTATCCCAGCCTGCAGATCATCAAGCTGGAGCAGAACTACCGCTGCAGCAACCGGGTGCTGCGCGCGGCCAACGCGCTGATCGCCAACAACCCGCACGAACACCCCAAGACTCTGTGGAGCGACCAGGCCGACGGCGAGCGGATCAAGGTCTGGGAATGCCGCGACAGCGCCCACGAAGCGGAGAAGGTCGCCGCCGAGATCCACTTCCTGGCACAGAAGCACCAGGCGCCGTGGAGCGATTTCTGCATCCTGTTCCGCGGCAACCACCAGAGCCGCGCGCTGGAAAAAGCGCTGCAGCTGCTGCGCGTGCCCTACCACCTCAGCGGCGGCACCGCGTTCCTGGAGCGCGGCGAGGTCAAGGACGCGCTGTCCTGGCTGCGCCTGATCGCCAATCCCGACGACGACACCGCCTTCCTGCGCGCGGTGACCTCGCCCAAGCGCGAGATCGGCGCCACCACCCTGGCCAAGCTGGCCGAAATGGCCCAGAACGCGCAGTTGCCGATGTCGCGCATGGCCGAGTCGATCCACGCGATCAAGCAGCTGACCCCGCGCGCCGGCACCGCCCTGGACGGCTTCGTCCAGATCGTGCGCTATTTGCGCGACCAGGCGCAGAAGATCAGCCCGGCCGAACTGGTCGGCGTGCTCGCCGAGCGCAGCGGCCTGCTGTCGGCGATGCGCGCGCAGTGCAAGGACGAGGCCAGCTTCCAGCGGCGCAAGGAAAACCTGGAGGAACTGTCGGGCTGGTTCGACGGCGGCCGCGGCTCCGGCCCCGGCGAACTGGCGGCGCAGCTGGCGCTGCTGTCGCACGCCGACAAGGGCGAGCCCGGCAACCAGGTGCGGCTGATGAGCCTGCACGCGGCCAAGGGCCTGGAGTTCCGCTTCGTGTTCATCGTCGGCGTCGAGGACGGCAACCTGCCGCACGACGCCAGCCTCGACGAAGGCCGCCTCGACGAGGAGCGCCGGCTGATGTACGTGGGGATCACCCGCGCCAAGGAAGTGCTGTACCTGTCGCATTCGCGCGAGACCCAGCGCTGGGGCGAGCGGATCCGGCTCAAGCCCAGCCGCTTCATCGACGAGTTGCCGGCGGAAGAACTGCAGCGCGACGGCGCCGACCCGGTCGCCGACGCGGCGCGCAAGCGCGAGCGCTCGATGGCCGGATTCGCGGCGATCAAGGCCCTGTTGGAAGAGGGCTGA
- a CDS encoding thymidine kinase: protein MAKLYFYYSAMNAGKTTTLLQSAHNYRERGMRVAILTPRLDDRAGRGTVASRIGLRADGVAFDRDQDLEALIRADIAARSALHCVLVDEAQFLTKAQVWQLSEVVDALRIPVLCYGLRTDFRGELFEGSQYLLAWADELSEIKTICHSGKKATMNVRVDGSGRAVQDGPQVEIGGNDRYISVSRAEYKKVMRGEGTIEPLQPPLPLSN from the coding sequence ATGGCCAAGCTCTATTTCTATTATTCGGCGATGAACGCCGGCAAGACCACGACGTTGCTGCAGTCGGCGCACAACTACCGCGAACGCGGCATGCGCGTGGCGATCCTCACCCCGCGCCTGGACGACCGCGCCGGGCGCGGCACGGTGGCCTCGCGCATCGGCCTGCGCGCCGACGGCGTGGCCTTCGATCGCGACCAGGACCTGGAAGCGCTGATCCGTGCCGACATCGCCGCGCGCAGCGCGCTGCATTGCGTACTGGTCGACGAGGCCCAGTTCCTGACCAAGGCCCAGGTCTGGCAGCTCAGCGAGGTGGTCGACGCGCTGCGCATTCCGGTGCTGTGCTACGGCCTGCGCACGGATTTCCGCGGCGAGCTGTTCGAGGGCAGCCAATACCTGCTGGCCTGGGCCGACGAACTCAGCGAGATCAAGACCATCTGCCACTCGGGCAAGAAGGCGACCATGAACGTGCGCGTCGACGGCAGCGGGCGCGCGGTGCAGGACGGGCCGCAGGTCGAGATCGGCGGCAACGACCGCTACATCTCGGTCTCGCGCGCCGAGTACAAGAAGGTGATGCGCGGCGAGGGCACGATCGAGCCGCTGCAGCCGCCGCTGCCGTTGTCGAACTGA
- a CDS encoding nucleotidyltransferase domain-containing protein, with translation MTVLSAPPELLHPIADDKRRAVLDALAAIEREHAVRIVYACESGSRGWGFSSPDSDYDARFVYVHERDWYLTVNELTGPNQPQRDVIELPIEHDLDVSGWDLRKALRLLSKSNPTLLEWVRSPVVYREDPVLGPGLRRLAEQCYSPIAAWHHYLSLASGTFRGHLGGEAIRTKKYLYALRPVLACQWIERERTPPPMAFEHLLEPLLPDGPVRAAIDALLERKRRSAETEAGPRIAAISDFLEAELARMQAPPPSLPAGGGRQQALDAYFRSALG, from the coding sequence ATGACCGTCCTGTCCGCTCCGCCCGAACTATTGCATCCCATCGCCGACGACAAGCGCCGCGCGGTGCTAGACGCCCTGGCGGCGATCGAGCGCGAGCACGCGGTGCGGATCGTCTATGCCTGCGAGTCGGGCAGCCGCGGCTGGGGCTTCTCCTCGCCCGACAGCGACTACGACGCGCGCTTCGTCTACGTGCACGAGCGCGACTGGTACCTGACCGTCAACGAGCTGACCGGTCCGAACCAGCCGCAGCGCGACGTGATCGAGCTGCCGATCGAGCACGACCTGGACGTCAGCGGCTGGGACCTGCGCAAGGCCTTGCGCCTGTTGTCCAAGTCCAACCCGACCCTGCTGGAATGGGTGCGCTCGCCGGTGGTGTACCGCGAGGACCCCGTGCTGGGCCCCGGCCTGCGCCGGCTGGCCGAGCAGTGCTACTCGCCGATCGCGGCCTGGCACCACTATTTGAGCCTGGCCAGCGGCACCTTCCGCGGTCACCTCGGCGGCGAGGCGATCCGCACCAAGAAGTACCTGTACGCGCTGCGCCCGGTGCTGGCCTGTCAATGGATCGAACGTGAGCGCACGCCGCCGCCGATGGCGTTCGAACACCTGCTGGAACCCCTGCTGCCGGACGGGCCGGTGCGTGCGGCCATCGACGCCCTGCTGGAGCGCAAGCGGCGCAGCGCCGAAACCGAGGCCGGGCCGCGGATCGCCGCGATCAGCGATTTCCTCGAAGCCGAGTTGGCGCGGATGCAGGCGCCGCCGCCGTCGTTGCCCGCCGGCGGCGGGCGGCAGCAGGCGCTGGACGCGTACTTCCGCTCGGCGCTGGGGTGA
- a CDS encoding GNAT family N-acetyltransferase, which produces MPPTLPIQTERLLLRELTPADAPFILELVTDPAFLQNIGDRGVRDLDTAARYIADGPAASYARNGFGLWRVELRDGGEPIGMCGLLRRDALPDPDIGYAYLPRHRARGYAQEAGAAVLRYARDVLALPRVLAIVHPANAASIRVLERLGLRDEGTMRMNGESHDVRLFATAPVAD; this is translated from the coding sequence ATGCCGCCGACCCTGCCGATCCAGACCGAACGCCTGCTGCTGCGCGAACTCACCCCCGCCGACGCGCCTTTCATCCTCGAACTGGTCACCGACCCGGCCTTCCTGCAGAACATCGGCGACCGCGGGGTGCGCGATCTGGACACCGCCGCGCGCTACATCGCCGACGGCCCGGCGGCCAGCTACGCCCGCAACGGCTTCGGCCTGTGGCGGGTCGAACTGCGCGACGGCGGCGAACCGATCGGCATGTGCGGCCTGCTGCGCCGCGATGCCCTGCCCGACCCGGACATCGGCTACGCCTACCTGCCGCGCCATCGCGCGCGCGGCTACGCGCAGGAGGCCGGCGCGGCGGTGCTGCGCTACGCGCGCGATGTGCTGGCGCTGCCGCGGGTGCTGGCGATCGTCCATCCGGCCAACGCCGCCTCGATCCGGGTGCTGGAGCGCCTGGGCCTGCGCGACGAAGGCACGATGCGCATGAACGGCGAAAGCCACGACGTGCGCCTGTTCGCCACCGCGCCGGTCGCGGACTGA